The Micromonospora sediminicola genome contains a region encoding:
- the msrA gene encoding peptide-methionine (S)-S-oxide reductase MsrA, which produces MFLRRMKAEMISPDQALPGRPIAMPIADRHEVLPSTLKGPFPEGAQVAVFGMGCFWGAERLFWTLPGVITTSAGYAGGYTTNPTYEEVCSGMTGHAEVVQVVYDPSKIAYEDLLKVFWENHDPTQGMRQGNDVGTQYRSAIYTTTDEQRAAAEASRDAFAPIVARAGKGEITTEIAPLGDYYFAEDYHQQYLAPTKNPNGYCNHGPNGLSCPVGVARTAG; this is translated from the coding sequence GTGTTCCTTCGCCGCATGAAGGCCGAGATGATCTCTCCTGACCAGGCACTGCCGGGCCGCCCGATCGCCATGCCGATCGCCGACCGGCACGAGGTGCTGCCGTCGACGCTGAAGGGCCCGTTCCCCGAGGGCGCGCAGGTAGCCGTCTTCGGCATGGGCTGCTTCTGGGGTGCCGAGCGGCTGTTCTGGACCCTCCCCGGCGTGATCACCACGTCCGCCGGCTACGCGGGTGGTTACACCACCAACCCGACGTACGAGGAGGTGTGCTCCGGCATGACCGGGCACGCCGAGGTGGTCCAGGTGGTCTACGACCCGTCGAAGATCGCCTACGAGGACCTGCTCAAGGTCTTCTGGGAGAACCACGACCCGACCCAGGGCATGCGCCAGGGCAACGACGTGGGCACCCAGTACCGGTCCGCCATCTACACCACGACGGACGAGCAGCGCGCCGCCGCCGAGGCGTCCCGGGACGCGTTCGCGCCGATCGTGGCGCGGGCCGGCAAGGGCGAGATCACCACGGAGATCGCCCCGCTCGGCGACTACTACTTCGCCGAGGACTACCACCAGCAGTACCTGGCCCCGACGAAGAACCCGAACGGCTACTGCAACCACGGCCCGAACGGGCTGAGCTGCCCGGTCGGCGTGGCCCGTACCGCCGGCTGA
- a CDS encoding cystathionine gamma-synthase: protein MSHGFETLAIHAGQDPEARTGAVIPPIYQTSTYAQDAVGAPREGYEYSRSGNPTRDALQECLAALEGGPVGLAFASGLAAEDTLLRTVCKPGDHVVIPDDAYGGTYRLFAKVAERWGLAYTPARVSDPDAVRAAIRPGTTKIVWVETPTNPLLGIADIAALAAVAHDAGALLVVDNTFASPYLQQPIAFGADVVVHSTTKYVGGHSDVVGGALVAADRTLGEELRYHQNAMGAVNGPFDAWLTLRGIKTLGVRMDRHCDNAERIAAYLDGHAKVGQVIYPGLPSHPGHEVAAKQMRRFGGMISFRAAGGEEHAVEICNSTRLFVLAESLGGVESLIEHPGRMTHASAAGSPLEVPGDLVRLSVGIETVDDLLADLEQALG from the coding sequence ATGAGTCACGGCTTCGAGACGCTCGCCATCCACGCCGGTCAGGACCCCGAGGCCCGCACCGGTGCGGTGATCCCGCCGATCTACCAGACCAGCACCTACGCCCAGGACGCCGTCGGCGCACCGCGCGAGGGCTACGAGTACAGCCGCTCCGGCAACCCCACCCGGGACGCGCTGCAGGAGTGCCTGGCCGCGCTGGAGGGCGGCCCGGTGGGGCTCGCCTTCGCCAGCGGCCTGGCCGCCGAGGACACCCTGCTGCGCACCGTGTGCAAGCCGGGCGACCACGTGGTCATCCCGGACGACGCGTACGGCGGCACCTACCGGCTCTTCGCCAAGGTGGCCGAGCGGTGGGGTCTGGCGTACACCCCGGCCAGGGTCTCCGACCCGGACGCGGTCCGCGCCGCGATCCGCCCCGGCACCACGAAGATCGTCTGGGTGGAGACGCCCACCAACCCGCTGCTCGGCATCGCCGACATCGCCGCCCTGGCCGCCGTGGCGCACGACGCCGGCGCGCTGCTGGTGGTCGACAACACGTTCGCCTCGCCGTACCTGCAGCAGCCGATCGCGTTCGGCGCGGACGTGGTGGTGCACTCCACCACCAAGTACGTCGGCGGACACTCCGACGTGGTCGGTGGCGCGCTGGTCGCCGCGGACCGCACCCTCGGCGAGGAACTGCGCTACCACCAGAACGCGATGGGCGCCGTCAACGGTCCGTTCGACGCGTGGCTCACCCTGCGCGGCATCAAGACCCTCGGGGTACGGATGGACCGGCACTGCGACAACGCCGAGCGGATCGCGGCCTACCTGGACGGGCACGCGAAGGTCGGCCAGGTGATCTACCCGGGCCTGCCGTCGCACCCGGGGCACGAGGTGGCGGCCAAGCAGATGCGCCGGTTCGGCGGCATGATCTCGTTCCGCGCGGCGGGCGGCGAGGAGCACGCGGTGGAGATCTGCAACTCCACCCGGCTGTTCGTGCTCGCCGAGTCGCTCGGCGGCGTGGAGTCCCTGATCGAGCACCCGGGCCGGATGACACACGCGAGCGCTGCCGGCTCGCCGCTTGAAGTTCCCGGCGATCTCGTGCGACTGTCTGTCGGCATCGAGACGGTCGACGACCTGCTCGCCGATCTGGAGCAGGCGCTGGGCTGA
- a CDS encoding HIT family protein, with protein MDGCVFCGIVTGGVPAFRVADEPDGVAFLDTRPVFKGHVLVVPRPHLVALADLPADALPGYFRFVRRIAVAVETGLGAGGTFVAMNNKVSQSVPHLHTHVVPRTKGDGLRGFFWPRTRYADDDEAQGYADRVAAALPAT; from the coding sequence ATGGACGGGTGCGTGTTCTGCGGGATCGTGACAGGCGGGGTGCCCGCGTTCCGGGTCGCCGACGAGCCGGACGGAGTCGCCTTCCTGGACACCCGGCCGGTGTTCAAGGGGCACGTGCTGGTGGTGCCCCGCCCTCATCTGGTCGCGCTGGCGGACCTGCCCGCCGACGCGCTGCCCGGCTACTTCCGCTTCGTGCGGCGCATCGCGGTGGCGGTGGAGACGGGTCTCGGGGCCGGTGGGACGTTCGTGGCGATGAACAACAAGGTGTCCCAGTCCGTCCCGCACCTGCACACCCACGTGGTGCCCCGGACGAAGGGGGACGGCCTGCGCGGCTTCTTCTGGCCGCGCACCCGCTACGCCGACGACGACGAGGCCCAGGGGTACGCCGACCGGGTGGCCGCCGCGCTGCCCGCCACGTGA
- a CDS encoding amidase has protein sequence MAVPDILPTTWVGATAKQIARAVRRGDVSATQVVADHLDHAARVDAELAAFRTVRGGEAITEAEKVDEQEELADLPLAGVPVAVKENTPVAGLPTWNGSAAMRTEVAEADHEVVRRLRGAGAVILGVTRMPELGLWALTDDDTGVTRNPWDLSRTPGGSSGGAAAAVAAGLVPMAHGNDGLGSIRIPAACCGLVGLKPGRGVVPCQLGADDWFGLTEHGMLTGTVADAVVGFSVLAGRRPDRLVPPPRLRVGVSLRSPVRGVSPDAPNRDAVAAAGRLLAAAGHDTVPADPVYPTRLGLQGIATWFAAAAADVRAAGVAPRQLQRRSRRHVALGEWAQRRGYVRESDRTAWRERSVQFFADHSVDLLLTPALAGPPPQAAGWSGRSWLANMSTNIRYAPYAAPWNIAGLPSIVVPVGRRPDGLPVGVQFVGPPGSELLLLGVAGQFEMQAPWTRHAPGYPRVGTGSPATA, from the coding sequence GTGGCAGTGCCGGACATCTTGCCGACGACCTGGGTCGGGGCGACCGCGAAGCAGATCGCCCGTGCGGTCCGCCGTGGTGACGTCTCCGCCACGCAGGTGGTGGCCGACCACCTCGACCACGCCGCCCGAGTCGACGCCGAGCTGGCCGCGTTCCGCACGGTACGCGGCGGCGAGGCGATCACCGAGGCGGAGAAGGTCGACGAGCAGGAGGAACTGGCCGACCTGCCGCTGGCCGGGGTGCCGGTCGCGGTCAAGGAGAACACGCCGGTCGCCGGGCTGCCCACCTGGAACGGGTCGGCCGCGATGCGTACCGAGGTGGCGGAGGCCGACCACGAGGTGGTCCGCCGGCTGCGGGGCGCGGGCGCGGTGATCCTCGGCGTGACCCGGATGCCGGAGCTGGGCCTGTGGGCCCTCACCGACGACGACACCGGCGTGACCCGTAACCCGTGGGACCTGTCGCGTACCCCCGGCGGCTCCTCCGGCGGCGCGGCCGCCGCGGTGGCCGCCGGGCTGGTGCCGATGGCCCACGGCAACGACGGTCTCGGCTCGATCCGCATCCCGGCGGCCTGCTGCGGCCTGGTCGGTCTCAAGCCCGGCCGGGGTGTGGTGCCCTGCCAGCTCGGCGCGGACGACTGGTTCGGCCTCACCGAGCACGGCATGCTGACCGGGACGGTCGCCGACGCGGTGGTCGGTTTCTCGGTGCTGGCCGGCCGCCGGCCGGACCGGCTGGTCCCGCCGCCGCGGCTGCGGGTGGGCGTGTCGCTGCGCTCCCCGGTGCGCGGCGTCTCGCCGGACGCGCCGAACCGGGACGCGGTCGCCGCGGCCGGCCGGCTGCTGGCCGCCGCCGGGCACGACACCGTTCCCGCCGACCCGGTCTACCCGACCCGGCTCGGCCTCCAGGGCATCGCCACCTGGTTCGCGGCCGCCGCGGCGGACGTGCGGGCCGCCGGGGTGGCGCCGCGCCAGCTCCAGCGGCGCAGCCGCCGGCACGTCGCGCTGGGGGAGTGGGCGCAGCGCCGGGGGTACGTCCGGGAGTCCGACCGGACGGCCTGGCGCGAGCGGTCGGTGCAGTTCTTCGCCGACCACTCGGTCGACCTGCTGCTCACCCCGGCGCTGGCCGGGCCGCCGCCGCAGGCCGCCGGCTGGTCCGGCCGCTCCTGGCTGGCGAACATGTCGACGAACATCCGGTACGCCCCGTACGCCGCGCCGTGGAACATCGCCGGCCTGCCGTCGATCGTGGTGCCGGTCGGCCGCCGCCCGGACGGGTTGCCGGTCGGCGTGCAGTTCGTCGGCCCGCCCGGCTCGGAGCTGCTGCTGCTCGGCGTGGCCGGGCAGTTCGAGATGCAGGCGCCGTGGACGCGGCACGCTCCCGGCTATCCCCGGGTCGGTACGGGGTCGCCGGCCACCGCATGA